In Chaetodon trifascialis isolate fChaTrf1 chromosome 6, fChaTrf1.hap1, whole genome shotgun sequence, one DNA window encodes the following:
- the kank1a gene encoding KN motif and ankyrin repeat domain-containing protein 1a isoform X1 yields the protein MAQTMHVNGNGPEKGQRCPSTEDEKDSVAPYYVETPYGYQLDLDFLKYVDDIERGNTIKKLSIQRKPKVAKPLSVPRGSTGGGSTQAEWTSTDSLSSSNSDDKQSPVFFNSRPQVAAPLTPTLSRATCEVPQQQSYLSITEQRQVLPPPSPRFAPRHNPQVERTLMETRLRLEQERLLMQPHGEPQMPRRRLASFGGMGSSSSLSSYSGSMAPSQISPSTHQPLLINGHLPNGEYNPYYPPSMGSSIRHSPMSSGMATPVTNVSPLHLQQIREQMVVALKKLKELEEQVKTIPILQVKIAVLQEEKRQLAAQSKNQGPGGFRKRSYSVGSADQMENPGPIQKETELHIMEPEAQEQSAQRLEEFRRLAAEVQALEKTTQDNNVTEIQPHTLTQNQAHQKSIGIVTDENMNNLPVTERRLTNECCFRDAGVSTERQEMRSAAVGVTEAMLGMTSEAEKEIELQQQTIEALKEKIYRLEVQLKETTHEIEMGKLKLELQAAGGSNKKKADKGLMARPEMYNACVEAKVQTRSQGVGDHVEFGHAKTLQNQSIGVSCQPSVQSVATGPEIPMDRWVVHERVEVSDQCVGRRVETCHQQVGMELNVCEVGVNTEESVDSLALCKPMTELSKESRSVGCGDCSVDVIVSPIKILVSQGTDPELVSKVDSGVMAAPESATQQTNTEIEVASKSTNTITAVLTDSFTDTPLVTCDKYTNTAVPEMRTVAAGEGLVRDVHSTAKMRSIAVGTTTDVESFLGKSSSTKTKECGVGAVGIHENFLVGLKTRNIACGPSQPTESVTGSSKEPEPETEAEPLPAQAQGGAGLDHYIERVQKLLQEQQMLLAENYSELAEAFGQPQSQFGSINSQLVSTLSSINSVMKYGSVEDILKLQSDSMNINKESSQQLCSQLLSVRTEGSQVEKTSPGPTPTDKPANTPAQQQQISAAEQKSRMDLQMSTALHGQPCSQSTLKSIMKKKDGQPDSNGTKKNLQFVGVNGGYETTSSDDSSSEDSSTSGSDEEEEDEEKEYGGKEEYKNVEGKSTGEEFQSEGAEDVDKKDEEESSDKQEMRERYELSEKMLAACNALKTHLSDSKAVSSKDVRACLNTVQHEWFRVSSQKAAVAAMVEDYLGAFGAVSPAVLRHIVNMADGNGNTALHYSVSHSNFQVVKKLLDADVCNVNQQNKAGYTPIMLAALAAVETPKDMRIVEELFSKGDVNARASQAGQTGLMLAVSHGRMDMVRALLAHGADVNIQDDEGSTALMCASEHGHVEIVKLLLAQPGCDATLSDSDESNALSIALEAGHKDIAVLLYAHVNFSKAQSPGTPRLGRKTSPSPTRRGIFD from the exons ATGGCTCAAACCATGCACGTGAATGGCAATGGACCAG AAAAAGGACAACGATGCCCAAGCACAGAGGACGAGAAGGACTCTGTGGCCCCCTACTATGTTGAAACTCCCTATGGTTATCAGCTAGACCTGGACTTCCTCAAATATGTCGATGACATTGAGAGGGGCAATACCATTAAGAAGCTGAGTATCCAAAGGAAGCCCAAAGTGGCCAAACCCTTGTCGGTGCCCCGGGGCAGCACTGGTGGGGGCAGCACTCAGGCTGAATGGACTTCCACAgactccctgtcctcctccaacAGCGACGACAAGCAGTCCCCAGTCTTCTTCAACTCCAGGCCCCAGGTTGCTGCGCCACTGACCCCCACCCTCTCCAGAGCAACCTGTGAAGTCCCCCAGCAACAATCCTACTTGAGCATCACAGAGCAGAGGCAGGTCCTGCCACCTCCTTCGCCCCGGTTTGCCCCTCGTCACAACCCCCAAGTGGAGAGGACCCTCATGGAGACTCGTCTTCGGCTTGAACAGGAGCGTCTGCTCATGCAGCCACACGGTGAGCCTCAGATGCCCCGCCGACGTCTGGCCAGCTTTGGTGGAATGGGCTCCAGCAGCTCGCTGTCCTCTTACTCGGGCTCAATGGCCCCAAGCCAGATCTCACCCAGCACCCATCAGCCTCTTCTAATTAACGGTCACCTCCCCAATGGAGAGTACAACCCGTATTACCCACCATCCATGGGCAGTTCCATCCGCCACAGCCCCATGAGCTCTGGCATGGCCACGCCTGTGACAAACGTCAGCCCATTACACCTTCAACAGATTCGGGAGCAGATGGTTGTGGCCCTCAAGAAGCTGAAAGAGCTAGAGGAGCAGGTGAAAACCATTCCTATCTTACAGGTTAAGATTGCTGTTCTtcaggaagagaaaagacaatTGGCGGCCCAGTCCAAAAATCAAGGTCCGGGTGGCTTTCGCAAGCGCTCTTACAGTGTAGGCAGTGCTGACCAAATGGAGAACCCGGGCCCAATCCAAAAGGAAACAGAGCTGCACATCATGGAGCCTGAAGCccaggagcagagcgctcagCGGCTGGAGGAGTTCAGACGTCTGGCCGCTGAGGTCCAAGCTTTGGAGAAGACGACCCAGGACAATAATGTAACTGAAATTCAGCCCCATACGCTCACGCAAAACCAGGCCCACCAAAAATCAATTGGCATAGttactgatgaaaacatgaacaatcTTCCTGTCACTGAAAGGAGGTTAACAAATGAATGCTGTTTCCGAGATGCAGGAGTATCGACGGAGCGGCAGGAAATGCGCAGCGCTGCGGTTGGCGTGACCGAGGCCATGCTGGGCATGACCAGTGAAGCTGAGAAAGAGAttgagctccagcagcagaccaTCGAAGCACTGAAGGAGAAGATTTACCGTTTGGAGGTGCAGTTGAAAGAAACCACTCATGAAATAGAGATGGGAAAGCTAAAACTGGAGCTCCAAGCAGCCGGTGggtcaaacaagaaaaaagccGACAAAGGTTTAATGGCCAGACCTGAAATGTACAACGCCTGTGTGGAGGCCAAAGTCCAGACGCGCAGTCAGGGAGTAGGTGACCATGTGGAATTTGGGCATGCTAAAACTCTACAAAACCAGAGTATTGGAGTATCCTGTCAACCCAGTGTGCAGAGTGTTGCCACAGGCCCAGAGATACCTATGGACCGGTGGGTGGTGCATGAGCGTGTGGAGGTCAGTGACCAGTGTGTAGGGAGACGTGTGGAAACATGCCACCAGCAGGTAGGCATGGAGCTAAATGTTTGTGAGGTGGGAGTTAACACAGAGGAATCAGTAGACAGCTTGGCTCTCTGCAAACCCATGACAGAGTTGAGCAAGGAGTCGAGATCAGTTGGCTGCGGGGATTGTTCAGTGGATGTGATTGTTAGTCCTATCAAGATACTGGTGTCACAAGGGACTGACCCAGAGCTCGTCAGTAAAGTGGACTCTGGTGTCATGGCGGCTCCTGAGTCAGCAACTCAGCAGACCAATACTGAGATAGAGGTTGCAAGCAAATCCACAAATACAATAACTGCTGTCCTGACTGACTCTTTCACTGATACACCGTTGGTCACTTGTGACAAGTACACTAACACAGCTGTGCCTGAGATGAGGACAGTTGCTGCTGGGGAAGGACTTGTCAGAGATGTCCACTCAACGGCAAAGATGCGTTCGATTGCTGTTGGAACAACCACAGATGTGGAGTCATTCCTTGGCAAATCAAGCTCGACTAAAACCAAAGAATGTGGGGTGGGAGCAGTTGGCATCCATGAGAATTTTTTGGTTGGCTTAAAAACCAGGAACATAGCGTGCGGCCCCTCCCAGCCAACTGAATCTGTCACAGGTAGCAGCAAAGAGCCTGAGCCTGAGACTGAGGCTGAACCACTGCCAGCTCAGGCCCAGGGGGGTGCCGGACTGGACCATTACATCGAGAGGGTtcaaaagctgctgcaggagcaaCAGATGCTGCTAGCAGAGAACTACAGCGAGCTTGCAGAAGCTTTTGGTCAGCCCCAGTCCCAGTTTGGATCCATCAACAGTCAGCTGGTCAGCACGCTCTCGTCCATCAACTCGGTCATGAAGTACGGAAGCGTCGAGGACATCCTCAAGCTGCAGTCAGACTCCATGAACATAAACAAAG AGAGcagtcagcagctctgcagccagtTGCTGTCTGTTCGGACAGAGGGGTCACAGGTGGAGAAGACTTCACCAGGCCCGACTCCAACAGATAaacctgcaaacacacctgcacagcagcagcagatcagtgCAGCGGAGCAGAAGAGCCGGATGGACCTGCAGATGTCTACAGCGCTACATG GCCAGCCGTGCAGCCAGAGCACCCTGAAATCCATCATGAAGAAGAAAGACGGCCAACCCGACTCCAATGGCACCAAGAAGAACCTGCAGTTTGTTGGGGTGAACGGAGG GTATGAGACAACGTCAAGCGACGACTCCAGCTCAGAGGACAGCAGTACGTCTGGGTcggatgaagaggaagaggatgaggagaaggagtACGGAGGAAAGGAGGAATATAAGAACGTGGAAGGGAAGAGCACCGGGGAGGAGTTCCAGTCCGAGGGAGCCGAGGACGTGGATAAGAAGGACGAAGAGGAAAGTTCAGACAagcaggagatgagagagag GTATGAGCTGAGTGAGAAGATGCTGGCTGCATGCAACGCTCTCAAAACTCACCTCAGCGACTCGAAGGCTGTGAGCAGTAAAGACGTG AGAGCCTGTCTGAACACGGTGCAGCACGAGTGGTTTCGTGTGTCCAGCCAGAAGGCGGCGGTGGCGGCCATGGTGGAGGACTACCTGGGGGCCTTCGGCGCCGTCTCACCGGCCGTGCTGCGCCACATCGTCAACATGGCCGATGGCAACGGCAACACGGCGCTGCACTACAGCGTGTCGCACTCCAATTTTCAGGTGGTGAAGAAGCTGCTAGATGCAg atGTGTGCAACGTGAACCAGCAGAACAAGGCGGGGTACACGCCCATCATGCTGGCCGCGCTGGCCGCAGTGGAGACACCCAAGGACATGCGTATTGTGGAGGAGCTCTTCAGCAAGGGCGACGTCAACGCTCGAGCCAGCCAG GCTGGTCAGACGGGGCTGATGCTGGCGGTCAGCCACGGCAGGATGGACATGGTTCGGGCCCTGCTGGCTCACGGGGCCGACGTCAACATCCAGGATGACGAGGGCTCCACGGCGCTGATGTGCGCCAGCGAGCACGGTCACGTGGAGATCgtcaaactgctgctggctCAACCCGGCTGTGACGCCACGCTGAGTGAcagt GATGAGAGTAATGCCCTGTCCATCGCTCTGGAAGCAGGACACAAGGACATTGCAGTGCTGCTTTATGCACATGTCAACTTCTCCAAAGCCCAGTCACCG GGGACGCCTCGACTCGGCAGGAAGACGTCACCAAGTCCCACTCGGAGGGGCATATTTGATTAG
- the kank1a gene encoding KN motif and ankyrin repeat domain-containing protein 1a isoform X2 has product METRLRLEQERLLMQPHGEPQMPRRRLASFGGMGSSSSLSSYSGSMAPSQISPSTHQPLLINGHLPNGEYNPYYPPSMGSSIRHSPMSSGMATPVTNVSPLHLQQIREQMVVALKKLKELEEQVKTIPILQVKIAVLQEEKRQLAAQSKNQGPGGFRKRSYSVGSADQMENPGPIQKETELHIMEPEAQEQSAQRLEEFRRLAAEVQALEKTTQDNNVTEIQPHTLTQNQAHQKSIGIVTDENMNNLPVTERRLTNECCFRDAGVSTERQEMRSAAVGVTEAMLGMTSEAEKEIELQQQTIEALKEKIYRLEVQLKETTHEIEMGKLKLELQAAGGSNKKKADKGLMARPEMYNACVEAKVQTRSQGVGDHVEFGHAKTLQNQSIGVSCQPSVQSVATGPEIPMDRWVVHERVEVSDQCVGRRVETCHQQVGMELNVCEVGVNTEESVDSLALCKPMTELSKESRSVGCGDCSVDVIVSPIKILVSQGTDPELVSKVDSGVMAAPESATQQTNTEIEVASKSTNTITAVLTDSFTDTPLVTCDKYTNTAVPEMRTVAAGEGLVRDVHSTAKMRSIAVGTTTDVESFLGKSSSTKTKECGVGAVGIHENFLVGLKTRNIACGPSQPTESVTGSSKEPEPETEAEPLPAQAQGGAGLDHYIERVQKLLQEQQMLLAENYSELAEAFGQPQSQFGSINSQLVSTLSSINSVMKYGSVEDILKLQSDSMNINKESSQQLCSQLLSVRTEGSQVEKTSPGPTPTDKPANTPAQQQQISAAEQKSRMDLQMSTALHGQPCSQSTLKSIMKKKDGQPDSNGTKKNLQFVGVNGGYETTSSDDSSSEDSSTSGSDEEEEDEEKEYGGKEEYKNVEGKSTGEEFQSEGAEDVDKKDEEESSDKQEMRERYELSEKMLAACNALKTHLSDSKAVSSKDVRACLNTVQHEWFRVSSQKAAVAAMVEDYLGAFGAVSPAVLRHIVNMADGNGNTALHYSVSHSNFQVVKKLLDADVCNVNQQNKAGYTPIMLAALAAVETPKDMRIVEELFSKGDVNARASQAGQTGLMLAVSHGRMDMVRALLAHGADVNIQDDEGSTALMCASEHGHVEIVKLLLAQPGCDATLSDSDESNALSIALEAGHKDIAVLLYAHVNFSKAQSPGTPRLGRKTSPSPTRRGIFD; this is encoded by the exons ATGGAGACTCGTCTTCGGCTTGAACAGGAGCGTCTGCTCATGCAGCCACACGGTGAGCCTCAGATGCCCCGCCGACGTCTGGCCAGCTTTGGTGGAATGGGCTCCAGCAGCTCGCTGTCCTCTTACTCGGGCTCAATGGCCCCAAGCCAGATCTCACCCAGCACCCATCAGCCTCTTCTAATTAACGGTCACCTCCCCAATGGAGAGTACAACCCGTATTACCCACCATCCATGGGCAGTTCCATCCGCCACAGCCCCATGAGCTCTGGCATGGCCACGCCTGTGACAAACGTCAGCCCATTACACCTTCAACAGATTCGGGAGCAGATGGTTGTGGCCCTCAAGAAGCTGAAAGAGCTAGAGGAGCAGGTGAAAACCATTCCTATCTTACAGGTTAAGATTGCTGTTCTtcaggaagagaaaagacaatTGGCGGCCCAGTCCAAAAATCAAGGTCCGGGTGGCTTTCGCAAGCGCTCTTACAGTGTAGGCAGTGCTGACCAAATGGAGAACCCGGGCCCAATCCAAAAGGAAACAGAGCTGCACATCATGGAGCCTGAAGCccaggagcagagcgctcagCGGCTGGAGGAGTTCAGACGTCTGGCCGCTGAGGTCCAAGCTTTGGAGAAGACGACCCAGGACAATAATGTAACTGAAATTCAGCCCCATACGCTCACGCAAAACCAGGCCCACCAAAAATCAATTGGCATAGttactgatgaaaacatgaacaatcTTCCTGTCACTGAAAGGAGGTTAACAAATGAATGCTGTTTCCGAGATGCAGGAGTATCGACGGAGCGGCAGGAAATGCGCAGCGCTGCGGTTGGCGTGACCGAGGCCATGCTGGGCATGACCAGTGAAGCTGAGAAAGAGAttgagctccagcagcagaccaTCGAAGCACTGAAGGAGAAGATTTACCGTTTGGAGGTGCAGTTGAAAGAAACCACTCATGAAATAGAGATGGGAAAGCTAAAACTGGAGCTCCAAGCAGCCGGTGggtcaaacaagaaaaaagccGACAAAGGTTTAATGGCCAGACCTGAAATGTACAACGCCTGTGTGGAGGCCAAAGTCCAGACGCGCAGTCAGGGAGTAGGTGACCATGTGGAATTTGGGCATGCTAAAACTCTACAAAACCAGAGTATTGGAGTATCCTGTCAACCCAGTGTGCAGAGTGTTGCCACAGGCCCAGAGATACCTATGGACCGGTGGGTGGTGCATGAGCGTGTGGAGGTCAGTGACCAGTGTGTAGGGAGACGTGTGGAAACATGCCACCAGCAGGTAGGCATGGAGCTAAATGTTTGTGAGGTGGGAGTTAACACAGAGGAATCAGTAGACAGCTTGGCTCTCTGCAAACCCATGACAGAGTTGAGCAAGGAGTCGAGATCAGTTGGCTGCGGGGATTGTTCAGTGGATGTGATTGTTAGTCCTATCAAGATACTGGTGTCACAAGGGACTGACCCAGAGCTCGTCAGTAAAGTGGACTCTGGTGTCATGGCGGCTCCTGAGTCAGCAACTCAGCAGACCAATACTGAGATAGAGGTTGCAAGCAAATCCACAAATACAATAACTGCTGTCCTGACTGACTCTTTCACTGATACACCGTTGGTCACTTGTGACAAGTACACTAACACAGCTGTGCCTGAGATGAGGACAGTTGCTGCTGGGGAAGGACTTGTCAGAGATGTCCACTCAACGGCAAAGATGCGTTCGATTGCTGTTGGAACAACCACAGATGTGGAGTCATTCCTTGGCAAATCAAGCTCGACTAAAACCAAAGAATGTGGGGTGGGAGCAGTTGGCATCCATGAGAATTTTTTGGTTGGCTTAAAAACCAGGAACATAGCGTGCGGCCCCTCCCAGCCAACTGAATCTGTCACAGGTAGCAGCAAAGAGCCTGAGCCTGAGACTGAGGCTGAACCACTGCCAGCTCAGGCCCAGGGGGGTGCCGGACTGGACCATTACATCGAGAGGGTtcaaaagctgctgcaggagcaaCAGATGCTGCTAGCAGAGAACTACAGCGAGCTTGCAGAAGCTTTTGGTCAGCCCCAGTCCCAGTTTGGATCCATCAACAGTCAGCTGGTCAGCACGCTCTCGTCCATCAACTCGGTCATGAAGTACGGAAGCGTCGAGGACATCCTCAAGCTGCAGTCAGACTCCATGAACATAAACAAAG AGAGcagtcagcagctctgcagccagtTGCTGTCTGTTCGGACAGAGGGGTCACAGGTGGAGAAGACTTCACCAGGCCCGACTCCAACAGATAaacctgcaaacacacctgcacagcagcagcagatcagtgCAGCGGAGCAGAAGAGCCGGATGGACCTGCAGATGTCTACAGCGCTACATG GCCAGCCGTGCAGCCAGAGCACCCTGAAATCCATCATGAAGAAGAAAGACGGCCAACCCGACTCCAATGGCACCAAGAAGAACCTGCAGTTTGTTGGGGTGAACGGAGG GTATGAGACAACGTCAAGCGACGACTCCAGCTCAGAGGACAGCAGTACGTCTGGGTcggatgaagaggaagaggatgaggagaaggagtACGGAGGAAAGGAGGAATATAAGAACGTGGAAGGGAAGAGCACCGGGGAGGAGTTCCAGTCCGAGGGAGCCGAGGACGTGGATAAGAAGGACGAAGAGGAAAGTTCAGACAagcaggagatgagagagag GTATGAGCTGAGTGAGAAGATGCTGGCTGCATGCAACGCTCTCAAAACTCACCTCAGCGACTCGAAGGCTGTGAGCAGTAAAGACGTG AGAGCCTGTCTGAACACGGTGCAGCACGAGTGGTTTCGTGTGTCCAGCCAGAAGGCGGCGGTGGCGGCCATGGTGGAGGACTACCTGGGGGCCTTCGGCGCCGTCTCACCGGCCGTGCTGCGCCACATCGTCAACATGGCCGATGGCAACGGCAACACGGCGCTGCACTACAGCGTGTCGCACTCCAATTTTCAGGTGGTGAAGAAGCTGCTAGATGCAg atGTGTGCAACGTGAACCAGCAGAACAAGGCGGGGTACACGCCCATCATGCTGGCCGCGCTGGCCGCAGTGGAGACACCCAAGGACATGCGTATTGTGGAGGAGCTCTTCAGCAAGGGCGACGTCAACGCTCGAGCCAGCCAG GCTGGTCAGACGGGGCTGATGCTGGCGGTCAGCCACGGCAGGATGGACATGGTTCGGGCCCTGCTGGCTCACGGGGCCGACGTCAACATCCAGGATGACGAGGGCTCCACGGCGCTGATGTGCGCCAGCGAGCACGGTCACGTGGAGATCgtcaaactgctgctggctCAACCCGGCTGTGACGCCACGCTGAGTGAcagt GATGAGAGTAATGCCCTGTCCATCGCTCTGGAAGCAGGACACAAGGACATTGCAGTGCTGCTTTATGCACATGTCAACTTCTCCAAAGCCCAGTCACCG GGGACGCCTCGACTCGGCAGGAAGACGTCACCAAGTCCCACTCGGAGGGGCATATTTGATTAG
- the LOC139332633 gene encoding cilia- and flagella-associated protein 157-like has protein sequence MPKKKDKKSGDKQDKDRKTPKKDSSATPADKTASDDKEKDFYLTQIRYLNEQLERYQLKCGQLERQSKDLNSQYSALEKEKKDIVDYLKRSLLEKEDEVDELTERLESQRQAADKDRDALKLQHSQLSQELQDQIGELTAANMAFASQLAGLEEFQKQKEQLMSNMESLEKQLVGQKKDHKAAIHSVEMKALLEQKRLEKEVEGHVAAMAAEVQHLVDQKVPETTRLALQENTEVKAQFSLLSEQAQVLMGENSALRDRKSQLSVDVDILEQMLSETSRQSCIRKKVVEQLTDKCQQLLMELKDCRQELEHLRSEHTGVLAEMEALRQDQASLSEQCRKTGAEVSRLEEELQVEKKRRSRMKSIMQEAAILVRQALMEAPIEQDSEMDSVVQWKQLMHKLLVVLGRPPLTNSTESNQLNELQTSDPAAARAGALNAALSLQLELAHYKLGHLGRVPCPTLRHKLPRTGAGSSSTHMPLHRKPSSLRTAGSIKPTDSAVRFLTSRKSITQPK, from the exons ATGCCCAAGAAGAAGGATAAGAAGAGCGGCGACAAACAAgataaagacaggaaaacacCAAAAAAGGACAGTTCTGCGACTCCTGCAGATAAAACCGCTTCGGACGACAAAGAGAAGGATTTTTACCTGACTCAAATACGATATTTGAACGAGCAGCTGGAGAG atATCAGCTGAAATGTGGTCAACTAGAGAGGCAAAGCAAAGACTTAAACTCTCAGTACAGTGCActagagaaggagaagaaggacaTTGTTGATTATCTGAAACGTTCCCTGCTGGAAAAAGAGGACGAGGTGGATGAGCTGACGGAGCGCTTGGAGAGTCAGCGGCAAGCTGCCGATAAGGACAGAGATgccctgaagctgcagcacagtcagCTGAGTCAAGAGCTGCAAGACCAGATTGGAGAACTCACTGCAGCAAACATGGCATTTG CATCGCAGCTTGCTGGTCTGGAGGAGTTTCAGAAGCAGAAGGAGCAGCTGATGTCCAACATGGAGTCTCTGGAGAAGCAGCTGGTTGGTCAGAAGAAGGACCACAAAGCTGCCATCCACAGCGTGGAGATGAAAGCACTGCTGGAACAGAAGAG GttggagaaggaggtggagggccaCGTGGCGGCCATGGCAGCAGAGGTGCAGCACCTGGTGGACCAGAAGGTCCCGGAGACAACCAGGTTGGCCCTCCAGGAGAACACGGAGGTTAAGGCTCAATTCAGCCTGCTGTCAGAGCAGGCACAGGTCCTGATGGGGGAGAACTCTGCCCTGCGGGACCGTAAGAGCCAGCTCAGTGTGGATGTGGACATCCTGGAGCAAATGCTTAGTGAGACGTCCCGCCAGAGCTGCATCCGCAAGAAG GTGGTGGAGCAGCTTACAGATAAgtgtcagcagctgctgatggagctgaaaGACTGCAGGCAAGAACTCGAGCACCTTCGGTCTGAACACACAGGAGTCCTGGCTGAGATGGAGGCACTCAG aCAGGACCAGGCCTCGCTGTCCGAGCAGTGCAGAAAAACTGGAGCGGAGGTGAGtcggctggaggaggagctacaggtggagaagaagaggaggagtagGATGAAGAGCATCATGCAGGAAGCAGCCATCCTTGTCAGACAAGCCCTGAtg GAGGCACCTATCGAGCAGGACTCGGAGATGGACTCGGTTGTCCAGTGGAAGCAGCTGATGCACAAGCTGCTGGTGGTCTTGGGTAGGCCCCCACTCACCAACTCCACCGAGAGCAACCAGCTGAATGAGCTGCAGACCTCTGACCCTGCAGCAGCCAG AGCAGGGGCCCTGAATGCAGCTTTGAGCTTACAGTTGGAGCTGGCTCACTACAAGCTGGGCCATCTGGGCCGTGTGCCCTGTCCCACACTGAGACACAAACTCCCCAGGACGGGAGCTGGGTCCAGCAGCACCCACATGCCTCTGCACAG GAAGCCCTCCAGTCTGAGAACAGCCGGCTCCATTAAACCGACTGATTCAGCTGTCAGATTTCTGACCTCCAGAAAATCCATCACTCAACCCAAATAG